In the genome of Mycobacteriales bacterium, the window GCCACCAGGAGCGCGACACCGACGACGATCTTCAGCGGCCGGTCCACTCAGGAGCACGTTTGTCGAAGAACGCCGCGATGCCCTCCACGGCATCCTTCGTCGTCGTGAGGAGGGACAGCTGCGCCTGCATGGCCTCCAACGCGGCGGGAAGCGACGCCGTGTCGGTCGCGCTCGTCCAGGCCGCCTTGCCCAGCCGCACTGCCACCGGCGCGGCCGCGGCGAGCTTCGCGACGTAGGCGTCGACGTCGGCGTCGAAGCTCTCATCGGGGAACACCCGCGAGACCAGGCCCATCTCGTACGCCGTTCGGGCGTCGAACCGGTCGCCGACGAGCATCCGGTCCATCGCGTGCTTGGGCGAGAGGTGACGGGCGAGCAACGCGCTCACCATGAACGGCCAGAGCCCGCGATCGATCTCGGGCATGCCGAACGCGGCGCTCTCCCGCGCGAGGACGACGTCGGCACCGGCGGCCAGCCCGATTCCGCCGGCAAGGCAGAGCCCCTGCACCCGCGCCACGATCGGAACCGGACATGACCTCATCGCGAGCACCAACCTGGCCAGCAGACCGCGTCCCTCGTGCTGCTCCAGGCCCGTGGCGTCGTTGCCCATGACGGCGAGATCGGCGCCGGAGCAGAAGACCCGGTCGCCGGTCGACGCGATCAGGACGACCCGGATGTCTGGATCGTCGGCGGCGGTCGTGACGCCGTCGAGCATTCCGCGCATGACGTCCGCGGAGAGCGCGTTCCGCTTCTCCTCGCGGTTGATCGTCAGGCGCAGGACGTGGCCGGCGCGCTCCGACAGCAACTCGGTCATTTCGGCATCCTGTCGATGATGGCGGTGTCGTAGTCCCCCGACGCGAAAGCCGGGTCCGAGAGCAGCCGGGCGAAGAACGGCAGGTTCGTCTTCGGTCCTTCGATGTGGAACTCGGCGACCGCCTCGCGCGCCCGCGCGAGCGCCTCGTCACGATCGCTGCCCCAGACGCACAGCTTGGCGAGCAGCGGGTCGTAGTTCTGCGTCACGGTCGTACCGGCGGCGTAGCCCGCATCGACCCGGACGTGCTCGCCGGCCGGCTCCTCCCACCGGGTGATGGTCCCCGGCGAGGGCAGAAAGCGCACCGGATCCTCGGCGTAGACCCGCAGCTCGATGGCGTGCCCGTCGACGGTCAGCGCGCCGAGCGCGTCGCCAGGCGGGTCGCCGGCCGCGACGCGCAGCTGCTCCGCGACGAGGTCGACGCCGGTCACCAGCTCGGTGATCGGGTGCTCGACCTGCAGCCGGGCGTTCATCTCAAGGAAGTAGAACTGGCCGCCGGATCCGTCGAGCAGGCTGGCCGGGTCGAGCAGAAACTCCACGGTGCCGGCGCCCCGATACCCCACCGACTCACCGGCGCGCGCCGCCGCCGCGCACATCCGCTCCCGCAACTCCGGTGTCAGCACCGGGCAGGGCGTCTCCTCCGCGACCTTTTGGTGCCGCCGCTGCACCGAGCAGTCGCGCTCACCCAACGCGACGACCCGCCCGTCGGTGAGCCCCAAGATCTGCACCTCGACGTGCCGCGCGGACGCGACGTACCGCTCGAGCAGGATCGCCGGGTTCGCGAAGAACCGCTGCGCGCTGTTTTGCGCGGTGGCGAACGCCGTGCGCAGTTGCTCCTCGTCGTGGGCGATGCTCATGCCGATGCCGCCACCGCCACCGGCGGCCTTGACCATCAGCGGGTAACCGACCTCTTTCGCGGCGAGCACGGCCGCCTCGACGTCGGTCACCGGTTCGCGGGTGCCTGGCGCGATCGGCACGCCGTGCTCCCCGACCAGGTTGCG includes:
- a CDS encoding enoyl-CoA hydratase-related protein: MTELLSERAGHVLRLTINREEKRNALSADVMRGMLDGVTTAADDPDIRVVLIASTGDRVFCSGADLAVMGNDATGLEQHEGRGLLARLVLAMRSCPVPIVARVQGLCLAGGIGLAAGADVVLARESAAFGMPEIDRGLWPFMVSALLARHLSPKHAMDRMLVGDRFDARTAYEMGLVSRVFPDESFDADVDAYVAKLAAAAPVAVRLGKAAWTSATDTASLPAALEAMQAQLSLLTTTKDAVEGIAAFFDKRAPEWTGR
- a CDS encoding biotin carboxylase N-terminal domain-containing protein, translating into MFESVLVANRGEIARRVIRTVQRMGVKAIAVHSDVDAELPFVQEADDAVLLGAAAPSESYLDIAKVIEAAQQSGAQAIHPGYGFLSENADFARAVGDAGLVWIGPSPDAIVAMGDKVAARNLVGEHGVPIAPGTREPVTDVEAAVLAAKEVGYPLMVKAAGGGGGIGMSIAHDEEQLRTAFATAQNSAQRFFANPAILLERYVASARHVEVQILGLTDGRVVALGERDCSVQRRHQKVAEETPCPVLTPELRERMCAAAARAGESVGYRGAGTVEFLLDPASLLDGSGGQFYFLEMNARLQVEHPITELVTGVDLVAEQLRVAAGDPPGDALGALTVDGHAIELRVYAEDPVRFLPSPGTITRWEEPAGEHVRVDAGYAAGTTVTQNYDPLLAKLCVWGSDRDEALARAREAVAEFHIEGPKTNLPFFARLLSDPAFASGDYDTAIIDRMPK